A genomic region of Ovis aries strain OAR_USU_Benz2616 breed Rambouillet chromosome 20, ARS-UI_Ramb_v3.0, whole genome shotgun sequence contains the following coding sequences:
- the TRIM27 gene encoding zinc finger protein RFP isoform X2 — protein MASGSVAECLQQETTCPVCLQYFVEPMMLDCGHNICCACLARCWGAAETNVSCPQCRETFPQRHMRPNRHLANVTQLVKQLRTERPSGPGGEMGVCEKHREPLKLYCEEDQMPICVVCDRSREHRGHSVLPLEEAVEGFKEQIQNQLDHLKRVKDLKKRRRAQGEQARAELLSLTQMEREKIVWEFEQLYHSLKEHEYRLLARLEELDLAIYNSINGAITQFSCNISHLSNLIAQLEEKQQQPTRELLQDIGDTLSRAERIRIPEPWITPPDLQEKIHIFAQKCLFLTESLKQFTEKMQSDMEKIQVDVTLDPDTAYPSLILSDNLRQVRYSYLQQDLPDNPERFNLFPCVLGSPCFIAGRHYWEVEVGDKAKWTIGVCEDSVCRKGGVTSAPQNGFWAVSLWYGKEYWALTSPMTALPLRTPLQRVGIFLDYDAGEVSFYNVTERCHTFTFSHATFCGPVRPYFSLSYSGGKSAAPLIICPMSGIDGFSGHVGNHGHSMETSP, from the exons ATGGCCTCCGGGAGCGTGGCCGAGTGCTTACAGCAGGAGACCACTTGCCCCGTGTGCCTGCAGTACTTTGTGGAGCCCATGATGCTCGACTGCGGCCACAACATCTGTTGCGCCTGCCTCGCCCGCTGCTGGGGCGCGGCGGAGACCAATGTGTCGTGCCCGCAGTGCCGGGAGACCTTCCCGCAGCGGCACATGCGGCCCAACCGGCACCTGGCCAACGTGACCCAGCTGGTGAAGCAGTTGCGCACAGAGCGGCCGTCGGGGCCCGGAGGCGAGATGGGCGTGTGCGAGAAACACCGCGAGCCCCTGAAGCTGTACTGCGAGGAGGACCAGATGCCCATCTGCGTGGTGTGCGACCGCTCCCGCGAGCACCGCGGCCACAGCGTGCTTCCGCTCGAGGAGGCGGTGGAGGGCTTCAAG gAGCAAATCCAGAACCAGCTGGACCACCTAAAAAGAGTGAAAGACTTAAAGAAGAGGCGAAGGGCACAGGGAGAGCAGGCGCGAGCTGAACTCTTG AGCCTGACCCAGATGGAGAGGGAGAAGATTGTTTGGGAGTTTGAGCAGCTGTATCACTCCTTGAAGGAGCATGAGTATCGCCTTTTGGCCCGTCTCGAGGAGCTAGACTTGGCCATTTACAACAGTATCAATGGTGCCATCACTCAGTTCTCTTGCAACATCTCCCACCTCAGCAACCTGATTGCCCAGCTGgaagagaagcagcagcaacCCACCAGGGAGCTCCTGCAG GACATCGGGGACACATTGAGCAG ggctGAAAGAATCAGGATTCCTGAACCCTGGATCACACCTCCAGATCTGCAAGAGAAAATCCACATTTTTGCTCAGAAGTGTCTGTTCTTGACTGAGAGTCTGAAGCAGTTCACAG AAAAAATGCAGTCAGATATGGAGAAAATCCAAG TGGATGTGACTCTGGACCCAGACACAGCCTACCCCAGCCTGATCCTCTCTGATAACCTGCGGCAAGTGCGGTACAGTTACCTCCAGCAGGACCTGCCCGACAACCCTGAGCGGTTCAATCTGTTTCCCTGTGTCTTGGGCTCTCCATGCTTCATCGCTGGGAGACACTATTGGGAGGTAGAGGTGGGAGATAAAGCCAAGTGGACCATAGGTGTCTGTGAAGACTCAGTGTGCAGAAAAGGTGGGGTAACCTCAGCCCCCCAGAATGGATTCTGGGCAGTGTCCTTGTGGTATGGGAAAGAATACTGGGCTCTCACCTCCCCAATGACTGCCCTCCCCCTGCGGACCCCTCTCCAACGGGTGGGGATTTTCTTGGACTATGATGCTGGCGAGGTCTCCTTCTACAACGTGACAGAGAGGTGTCACACCTTTACTTTCTCTCATGCTACCTTCTGTGGGCCTGTCCGGCCCTACTTCAGTCTGAGTTACTCTGGAGGGAAGAGCGCAGCTCCTCTGATCATCTGTCCCATGAGTGGCATCGATGGGTTTTCTGGCCATGTTGGGAATCATGGTCATTCCATGGAGACCTCCCCTTGA
- the TRIM27 gene encoding zinc finger protein RFP isoform X1 has product MASGSVAECLQQETTCPVCLQYFVEPMMLDCGHNICCACLARCWGAAETNVSCPQCRETFPQRHMRPNRHLANVTQLVKQLRTERPSGPGGEMGVCEKHREPLKLYCEEDQMPICVVCDRSREHRGHSVLPLEEAVEGFKEQIQNQLDHLKRVKDLKKRRRAQGEQARAELLSLTQMEREKIVWEFEQLYHSLKEHEYRLLARLEELDLAIYNSINGAITQFSCNISHLSNLIAQLEEKQQQPTRELLQDIGDTLSRAERIRIPEPWITPPDLQEKIHIFAQKCLFLTESLKQFTEKMQSDMEKIQELREAQLYSVDVTLDPDTAYPSLILSDNLRQVRYSYLQQDLPDNPERFNLFPCVLGSPCFIAGRHYWEVEVGDKAKWTIGVCEDSVCRKGGVTSAPQNGFWAVSLWYGKEYWALTSPMTALPLRTPLQRVGIFLDYDAGEVSFYNVTERCHTFTFSHATFCGPVRPYFSLSYSGGKSAAPLIICPMSGIDGFSGHVGNHGHSMETSP; this is encoded by the exons ATGGCCTCCGGGAGCGTGGCCGAGTGCTTACAGCAGGAGACCACTTGCCCCGTGTGCCTGCAGTACTTTGTGGAGCCCATGATGCTCGACTGCGGCCACAACATCTGTTGCGCCTGCCTCGCCCGCTGCTGGGGCGCGGCGGAGACCAATGTGTCGTGCCCGCAGTGCCGGGAGACCTTCCCGCAGCGGCACATGCGGCCCAACCGGCACCTGGCCAACGTGACCCAGCTGGTGAAGCAGTTGCGCACAGAGCGGCCGTCGGGGCCCGGAGGCGAGATGGGCGTGTGCGAGAAACACCGCGAGCCCCTGAAGCTGTACTGCGAGGAGGACCAGATGCCCATCTGCGTGGTGTGCGACCGCTCCCGCGAGCACCGCGGCCACAGCGTGCTTCCGCTCGAGGAGGCGGTGGAGGGCTTCAAG gAGCAAATCCAGAACCAGCTGGACCACCTAAAAAGAGTGAAAGACTTAAAGAAGAGGCGAAGGGCACAGGGAGAGCAGGCGCGAGCTGAACTCTTG AGCCTGACCCAGATGGAGAGGGAGAAGATTGTTTGGGAGTTTGAGCAGCTGTATCACTCCTTGAAGGAGCATGAGTATCGCCTTTTGGCCCGTCTCGAGGAGCTAGACTTGGCCATTTACAACAGTATCAATGGTGCCATCACTCAGTTCTCTTGCAACATCTCCCACCTCAGCAACCTGATTGCCCAGCTGgaagagaagcagcagcaacCCACCAGGGAGCTCCTGCAG GACATCGGGGACACATTGAGCAG ggctGAAAGAATCAGGATTCCTGAACCCTGGATCACACCTCCAGATCTGCAAGAGAAAATCCACATTTTTGCTCAGAAGTGTCTGTTCTTGACTGAGAGTCTGAAGCAGTTCACAG AAAAAATGCAGTCAGATATGGAGAAAATCCAAG aattgagAGAGGCCCAGTTATACTCAG TGGATGTGACTCTGGACCCAGACACAGCCTACCCCAGCCTGATCCTCTCTGATAACCTGCGGCAAGTGCGGTACAGTTACCTCCAGCAGGACCTGCCCGACAACCCTGAGCGGTTCAATCTGTTTCCCTGTGTCTTGGGCTCTCCATGCTTCATCGCTGGGAGACACTATTGGGAGGTAGAGGTGGGAGATAAAGCCAAGTGGACCATAGGTGTCTGTGAAGACTCAGTGTGCAGAAAAGGTGGGGTAACCTCAGCCCCCCAGAATGGATTCTGGGCAGTGTCCTTGTGGTATGGGAAAGAATACTGGGCTCTCACCTCCCCAATGACTGCCCTCCCCCTGCGGACCCCTCTCCAACGGGTGGGGATTTTCTTGGACTATGATGCTGGCGAGGTCTCCTTCTACAACGTGACAGAGAGGTGTCACACCTTTACTTTCTCTCATGCTACCTTCTGTGGGCCTGTCCGGCCCTACTTCAGTCTGAGTTACTCTGGAGGGAAGAGCGCAGCTCCTCTGATCATCTGTCCCATGAGTGGCATCGATGGGTTTTCTGGCCATGTTGGGAATCATGGTCATTCCATGGAGACCTCCCCTTGA